The DNA region GTTCAGCTCCGTCGGCAGCGCCGAGGCGCGGTCGGCGAGCCCGACGAAGTCGAGCCAACGGCGGGCCTCCCGCTCGGCTTGGCCACCGTCGAGGGCCGCGCCGCCGAACATGCCGGCGAGGGTGACGTTATCGAGAACCGTCAGGCGCGGGAACGGCCGCGGGATCTGGTACGTGCGGGCCACGCCGAGCCCGGCGATGCGATGGCCGGCTTGGTGGGCGAGGTCCCTCCCGTCGAGGAGGATGCGGCCCGCGTCTGGACGGTAATAGCCGCTGATGACGTTGACGAGCGTCGACTTGCCGGAGCCGTTGGGCCCGACGAGGCCCAGGATCTCCCCCTCGCGGATCTCGAAGTCAACGCCGGCCAGCGCCTGGACGCCGTGGAAGGCCTTGCGCACGCCCTCGCAGCGCACCAGCGGGCGGGAGGCCGGCCCCCGCCCGGGGGGCGCGCTCCCGTCGGGGGCTGGCTGGGACAGGAGCCGGCTGGCGGCCGGGGCCGGCTCGCCGGCCGGCACCGCCGCGGGGGCCCGGCCGGGGCGGCGGCGGCCCACGAGCCCGAAGAGCCCCTGGGGCAGGAAGAGGATCACCGCGATGAGCGTGAGCCCGACCACGGCGCGCCCGACGACGGCCCACTCTCCCCCGACGAAGGCGTAGGTGAGGAGGGTCACGAACGTGGCCCCCACGGCCGGGCCCAGCCAGTGCCGGGCGCCGCCCAGCACGCACATGAGGACGACGTAGAGCGGCACCGTGATCGAGAAGGTCTCGGCCACGGTGACGTAGGTGACGAAGATCGCGTGGATGCCCCCGGCCACGCCGGCCAGGAAGCAGGAGAGACCGAGGGCGATGAGCTTGAAGCGGTAGGTGGGGACGCCCAGCACTTCAGCCACGTCCTCGTCGTCGGCGATGGCGAAGAGGCCCCGGCCGAGCCGGGCGCCCTGCACGATCCAGGCGGCGCCCACCGCGGCCAGCGCCACGGCCAGGCCCAGCACGTAGATCGTGGACGCCGCGCTGGCGAAGATCTTCG from Candidatus Rokuibacteriota bacterium includes:
- a CDS encoding ATP-binding cassette domain-containing protein codes for the protein MPRPAGAAAFLVAGLALALVPALRPPAFVESFLYLVFHWIALATSWTILSGFSGYFSFGHGAFFGAGMYAAATLAVSFGMPFAWTLPAAGGVAALLGLGVGAVVFRVRRLRGELFALLTLAVTFVLATIVLNTRIDGGPGVFLAAVAVPKIFASAASTIYVLGLAVALAAVGAAWIVQGARLGRGLFAIADDEDVAEVLGVPTYRFKLIALGLSCFLAGVAGGIHAIFVTYVTVAETFSITVPLYVVLMCVLGGARHWLGPAVGATFVTLLTYAFVGGEWAVVGRAVVGLTLIAVILFLPQGLFGLVGRRRPGRAPAAVPAGEPAPAASRLLSQPAPDGSAPPGRGPASRPLVRCEGVRKAFHGVQALAGVDFEIREGEILGLVGPNGSGKSTLVNVISGYYRPDAGRILLDGRDLAHQAGHRIAGLGVARTYQIPRPFPRLTVLDNVTLAGMFGGAALDGGQAEREARRWLDFVGLADRASALPTELNLHQRKFLELARALASGPRLVLLDEVLSGLTPAEIGEALALVREIRRRGATILFIEHIMRAVVDLTDRVVVLNYGQLIAEGRPRDVIRQPEVVAAYLGKAYA